The region TGCGCACCCACCTCACGGACAATGCCCATGGGCTCGTGGCCGATGATGTCGCCCTCCTTCATGAAGGCGCCGAGCACCTCGTAGAGGTGCAGGTCGGACCCGCAGATGTTGGTCGAGGTGATCTCGATGATCGCGTCCGTCGGCTCTTCGATCTTGGGGTCGGCGACGTTGTCCACGCGGACGTCCCGTTTGCCGTGCCAGGTGACTGCCTTCATGATCCTCTTTCCTCTGCTGACCGCTTCGCGTTGGTGTGCTACCCGGCGCCGGAGGATCCAAACGCGCGCTTCGGCACGCCCGCTTGACGTTTTCGCCCGCGCTGACCCGGGTATCGACAGCACGGCGTGGGTCCCTCGTGGATCCGCCCTACAGCCCAAAGACCAACTGCAGCACGGAGGTTCACGTGACCGCACCCAACGTTTCGTCCGCGAAAGACGTCGTCGACTACCTCACCGCACAGCACGAGAGCATCAAGTCACTGTTCATCGAGACTCTCGACGCGGCCGACGCGGAAACCCGGGAACAGGCGTTCACCCGCCTGCGCACCATGCTGGCTGTGCACGAAACCGCCGAGGAGATGGTCGTGCACCCGCGGGTGCGGCGCAAAGTCGAGGGCGGCACACAGATCGCCGACGACCGCCTCGCCGAGGAGCACGACGCGAAGGTCCAGCTGGCCGACATCGAGAAGCTGCCCATCGACAGTGCCGAGTTCAGCAAGGCACTGATCCATCTGCAGGCCGCCGTTCTGGAACACGCCCAGCACGAAGAGGAACTCGAGTTCACCGCACTGGAGTCCACGCTCGATGCCGACGAGCTCGCCAAGCTGGCCGAGGCGGTCGCCGTCGCCGAGCGCATCGCCCCGACCCACCCACACCCCGGCGTCGAGTCCGCGGCCGCGAACTTCGCTGCCGGGCCGTTCGCGTCGATGGTCGACCGGGCGCGGGACGCCCTCGGCGGATTCTTCAAGTAGGGCCCTGAATCGGCTCAGCCGGGAAGTGTTTCCCCGCCGATCGGGGCGAGCACCTCACCGCTGTAGTACGACGACAGTCGGCCGGCCGCGAAGAACACGTAGGACGGCGCGATCTCGTCGGGCTGGGCAGCGCGACCCATCGGCACCTGCTCGCCGAAGTTCTCCGTCTTCTCGGCGCCCATGGTCGCCGGGATCAGCGGCGTCCACACCGGGCCCGGCGCCACGCAGTTGACGCGGATCTTGCGGGGCGCCAGCGACTGCGCCAGCGAGTAGGTCAACGCGTGCACTGCGCCTTTGGTCGCCGAATAGTCGATGAGCGACTTGTTGCCGCGCAGGCCGTTGATCGAGCCGGTGTTGATGATGGCCGATCCGTCGGGCAGGTGCCTCAGCGCTGCCTTGGTGACGTGGAAGAAGCTGTCGATGTTGACGGAGAACGTGCGGCGCCACTGCTCGTCGGTGATCTCGGTCAGATCGGACACCGGCGATTGGAACGCCGCATTGTTGACCAGAATGTCAAGTCCACCAAGCACTTCGACGGTCTGCTCGACGATCGACCGGCAGTGCTCCGGGTCGGCGAGGTCTCCTGCGAAGTCCGCGCCGCGCTGCCCGGCCGCCTCGATCAGCGACAAGGTGTGCGTCGCGTCGTCCTGCTCGTCGAGGTAGGCGATGGCGACGTCGGCGCCCTCTTTGGCGAACGCGACGGCGACGGCCCGGCCGATCCCCGAGTCCCCGCCGGTGATCAGCGCTCGCTTGCCGGCCAGCAGCCCGGTTCCGATGTAATCGCGCATCTCGTCACGCGGCCGGTCCGCCATGTCGGCCGTGTGGCCGGGGTACGGGATCACCGCATCCGGTGTCACGTCGTCTGTCATTGCGCCTCCCGAGATGGTCGGAT is a window of Mycolicibacterium chubuense NBB4 DNA encoding:
- a CDS encoding hemerythrin domain-containing protein; the protein is MTAPNVSSAKDVVDYLTAQHESIKSLFIETLDAADAETREQAFTRLRTMLAVHETAEEMVVHPRVRRKVEGGTQIADDRLAEEHDAKVQLADIEKLPIDSAEFSKALIHLQAAVLEHAQHEEELEFTALESTLDADELAKLAEAVAVAERIAPTHPHPGVESAAANFAAGPFASMVDRARDALGGFFK
- a CDS encoding SDR family oxidoreductase — protein: MTDDVTPDAVIPYPGHTADMADRPRDEMRDYIGTGLLAGKRALITGGDSGIGRAVAVAFAKEGADVAIAYLDEQDDATHTLSLIEAAGQRGADFAGDLADPEHCRSIVEQTVEVLGGLDILVNNAAFQSPVSDLTEITDEQWRRTFSVNIDSFFHVTKAALRHLPDGSAIINTGSINGLRGNKSLIDYSATKGAVHALTYSLAQSLAPRKIRVNCVAPGPVWTPLIPATMGAEKTENFGEQVPMGRAAQPDEIAPSYVFFAAGRLSSYYSGEVLAPIGGETLPG